From Coffea arabica cultivar ET-39 chromosome 9c, Coffea Arabica ET-39 HiFi, whole genome shotgun sequence, one genomic window encodes:
- the LOC113708505 gene encoding 7-deoxyloganetic acid glucosyltransferase-like, giving the protein MDQVEQHRPHVLIFPFQAQGHVNSMLKLAELLCLAGINITFLVSYNIHNRLLRHTDVVSRFSKYPGFNLDHYPDAYDESKIHTAQQIMELYSSLQSVVKPFLREFMSKDPAHGTGKNRSRFSSIIADGILSLALDVAEEIGLPLIYFRTISAGAFWTYFCIPQLVEAGELPFPGDDMSIRIENVKGMEGFLRRCDLPSFCRVSDLTSPDFSLLLRETLQTPRAKGLILNTFEDLEGSILSHVRTYCPNLYTIGPLHAHLKTRLQLQVANSNNSNSNSNSLWQEDKSCIKWLDNQPPKSVLYVSFGSITVITREKLHEFWHGIVNSGVKFLWVIRPDSIKAEAGDDVLKTTKSTPEMELEEATKERGCMVGWAPQEEVLAHPAIGGFFTHSGWNSTLESIAEGVPMICWPYFADQQPNSRFVGEVWKIGLDIKDTCDRVIVEKAIKDLMVERKDEFLHRADEMAKMARKSVEEGGSSFCNLVRLIDDIVKG; this is encoded by the exons ATGGATCAAGTGGAGCAGCACCGTCCTCATGTACTCATCTTCCCTTTCCAAGCGCAGGGGCATGTGAATTCCATGCTCAAGCTAGCCGAGCTTCTATGCCTTGCCGGCATCAACATCACCTTCCTAGTCTCCTACAACATCCACAACCGTCTCCTTCGTCACACCGATGTTGTATCGCGGTTTAGCAAGTATCCCGGATTTAATTTGGATCACTATCCCGATGCATATGATGAAAGCAAGATACATACAGCCCAGCAGATCATGGAATTGTATAGTTCGCTGCAGTCAGTAGTAAAGCCATTTTTGAGAGAATTCATGTCCAAAGATCCAGCACATGGTACCGGGAAGAATAGGTCCCGGTTCTCAAGTATCATTGCAGATGGGATCTTGAGTTTGGCCCTTGATGTTGCTGAAGAGATTGGCTTGCCCTTGATTTATTTTCGAACGATTAGTGCTGGTGCCTTTTGGACTTACTTTTGCATCCCTCAATTGGTTGAAGCAGGCGAATTACCCTTTCCAG GAGATGACATGAGTATACGAATAGAAAATGTAAAGGGCATGGAAGGATTTTTAAGGCGTTGTGACCTACCCAGTTTCTGCCGTGTTAGTGACCTAACTAGCCCAGATTTTAGTTTGTTGTTGAGAGAGACCCTACAAACACCTCGAGCCAAAGGGCTCATACTCAATACATTTGAAGATTTAGAAGGGTCTATACTGTCTCATGTTCGAACTTATTGTCCGAACTTATACACCATTGGACCTCTTCACGCACATTTAAAGACTAGGCTCCAACTCCAGGTAGCAAATTCAAACAACTCAAATTCAAACTCGAATAGCTTGTGGCAAGAAGATAAAAGCTGCATAAAATGGCTTGACAATCAGCCACCAAAATCGGTGCTTTATGTGAGCTTTGGGAGCATTACTGTAATCACAAGAGAAAAACTCCATGAGTTTTGGCATGGTATAGTGAACAGCGGGGTAAAATTCTTGTGGGTCATCCGTCCGGACTCGATCAAAGCAGAGGCTGGAGATGATGTACTCAAGACTACTAAGTCAACTCCTGAAATGGAACTGGAGGAAGCTACTAAGGAAAGAGGCTGTATGGTAGGATGGGCCCCACAAGAAGAGGTGTTGGCCCACCCTGCGATTGGTGGATTTTTTACACATAGTGGATGGAATTCAACTTTGGAAAGTATAGCGGAAGGAGTGCCAATGATTTGTTGGCCATATTTTGCTGACCAACAACCAAATAGTAGGTTTGTGGGAGAGGTTTGGAAAATAGGGTTGGACATAAAGGACACTTGTGACAGGGTAATTGTGGAGAAGGCGATCAAGGATCTGATggtggaaagaaaggatgaatTCTTGCATAGAGCTGATGAGATGGCCAAAATGGCAAGAAAGAGTGTTGAGGAAGGTGGATCCTCCTTTTGCAACTTGGTTCGTTTGATTGATGACATAGTTAAGGGCTAA